A genomic segment from Streptomyces sp. NBC_01233 encodes:
- a CDS encoding sacsin N-terminal ATP-binding-like domain-containing protein has protein sequence MSVRVTAAQSGVDPFGTARLRRGVLDAWGAGPARFREDANAEEDLALGGYRDRLVIELAQNAADAAGRAKVPGRLRLTLHEGENGHALLAVANTGAPLDATGVESLSTLRASAKREPSGDSVGRFGVGFAAVLAVSDEPAVLGRHGGVRWSLAEARELAREASVGSPGLGDELRRRDGHVPLLRLPLPAEGTAPGGYDTVVVLPLRDAAAEDLVERLLAGIDDALLLSLPGLREVVVETPTGGSRALYRRDEGPYTVIEDTTASGTRTNRWRTVRHGGPIERALLADRPVEERLRPAWAVSWAVPVDPDGAPLRPATAPVVHAPTPTDEPLGIPALLIATLPLDTTRRHPAPGPLTDFLVERAADAYAELLGAWDPVSTGLVDLVPGPLGKGELDGALRAAVLQRLPRTAFLAPAAPPEHAEERAALRPFEAEVVEGAGADTVRVLAEVLPTLLPAGLERRAELRTLGVGRLPLGDAIERIAGIERTPEWWYRLYDSLAGVDPDRLSGLPVPLADGRTTIGPRHVLLPYADTPADLARLGLKVAHPDAAHPLLEKLGALPATARAVLTTPQVRAAVAGSLDAGEVWDEDADTLDADELAEVVLGLVREADLAPGDEPWLGALALPDEDGELVPAGELLMPGSALASVIREDEVPYVDADLAQRWGEGPLTACGVLATFQLVRATDVVLDPDELEPREGDFAEPDDAGLLDAVDVWCEDLLDQLPDTPVPPVATELVAVRDLDLVDDDCWPQALAMLAQPPLRDALTQPVRVLLPDGTTQSVRPYTAWWLRDHPVLDGRRPAGLRAAGGDPLLAGLYTPADATGFEDEQVLRALGVRTTVPALLDEPGGAAELLARLADPEREVTGRQLHGLYGALADLDPEQVTLPDELRAVVDGEVRVVDAADAVIADAPDLLPLTEGLPLLPVPPSRAADLAELLQVRRLSETVPAEVTTPGEEHEVPESVHVLLGPATPATYVEHEELVAGGTELDWRRTPDGTLHASTLEGVAAGLAWSAGQWPRRFEVAALLEDPSRTAELARDRWFD, from the coding sequence GTGAGCGTGCGAGTGACGGCGGCACAGAGCGGCGTGGACCCCTTCGGCACGGCCCGGCTGCGGCGCGGGGTGCTCGACGCCTGGGGCGCGGGCCCGGCCCGGTTCCGCGAGGACGCCAACGCCGAGGAGGACCTCGCGCTCGGCGGCTACCGGGACCGGCTCGTCATCGAGCTGGCGCAGAACGCCGCCGACGCCGCGGGCCGGGCCAAGGTGCCCGGCCGGCTGCGGCTCACCCTGCACGAGGGCGAGAACGGCCACGCGCTGCTGGCCGTCGCCAACACCGGTGCCCCGCTGGACGCGACGGGCGTGGAGTCGCTGAGCACCCTGCGCGCCTCCGCCAAGCGGGAGCCCTCCGGTGACAGCGTCGGCCGCTTCGGCGTCGGCTTCGCGGCCGTCCTGGCCGTCTCCGACGAGCCCGCGGTGCTCGGCCGGCACGGCGGCGTCCGCTGGTCCCTGGCCGAGGCCCGCGAGCTGGCCCGGGAGGCCTCCGTCGGCAGCCCCGGCCTCGGCGACGAACTGCGCCGCCGCGACGGCCACGTCCCACTGCTGCGGCTCCCGTTGCCCGCCGAGGGCACCGCCCCCGGCGGATACGACACCGTCGTCGTCCTCCCGCTGCGCGACGCCGCCGCCGAGGACCTGGTGGAGCGGCTGCTGGCGGGCATCGACGACGCCCTGCTGCTCAGCCTGCCCGGGCTGCGCGAAGTGGTCGTCGAGACCCCGACCGGCGGCTCCCGCGCGCTGTACCGCCGCGACGAGGGCCCGTACACCGTCATCGAGGACACCACCGCCTCCGGCACGCGCACCAACCGCTGGCGCACCGTCCGCCACGGCGGCCCCATCGAGCGCGCCCTGCTCGCCGACCGGCCCGTGGAGGAACGGCTGCGACCCGCCTGGGCGGTGTCCTGGGCCGTGCCCGTCGACCCCGACGGCGCCCCGCTGCGCCCGGCCACGGCGCCCGTGGTGCACGCGCCGACCCCCACCGACGAGCCGCTGGGCATCCCGGCCCTGCTCATCGCGACCCTGCCGCTGGACACCACCCGCCGGCACCCCGCACCCGGGCCGCTGACCGACTTCCTGGTGGAGCGCGCGGCCGACGCGTACGCCGAACTCCTCGGCGCCTGGGACCCGGTGAGCACCGGCCTCGTCGACCTGGTCCCCGGCCCGCTCGGCAAGGGCGAACTGGACGGGGCCCTGCGCGCCGCCGTGCTCCAGCGGCTCCCCCGTACGGCCTTCCTCGCGCCGGCCGCGCCGCCCGAGCACGCCGAGGAGCGGGCCGCCCTTCGCCCCTTCGAGGCCGAGGTGGTGGAGGGCGCGGGCGCCGACACCGTACGCGTCCTCGCCGAGGTCCTGCCGACCCTGCTGCCGGCCGGACTGGAGCGCCGCGCCGAGCTGCGCACCCTGGGCGTGGGCCGGCTCCCGCTGGGCGATGCCATCGAGCGGATCGCGGGCATCGAGCGGACCCCCGAGTGGTGGTACCGGCTCTACGACAGCCTCGCCGGGGTGGACCCCGACCGGCTGTCCGGCCTGCCCGTGCCGCTCGCCGACGGCCGCACCACGATCGGGCCGCGCCACGTCCTCCTCCCGTACGCGGACACCCCGGCGGACCTGGCCCGGCTGGGGCTGAAGGTGGCCCACCCGGACGCGGCGCACCCGCTGCTGGAGAAGCTCGGAGCCCTGCCGGCCACGGCGCGGGCCGTGCTGACGACCCCGCAGGTGCGGGCTGCCGTCGCCGGCTCCCTGGACGCGGGGGAGGTCTGGGACGAGGACGCGGACACCCTGGACGCCGACGAGCTGGCCGAGGTGGTCCTGGGGCTGGTCCGGGAGGCCGACCTGGCGCCGGGCGACGAGCCCTGGCTGGGCGCGCTGGCCCTGCCCGACGAGGACGGGGAACTCGTTCCGGCGGGCGAACTGCTGATGCCGGGCTCGGCGCTCGCCTCGGTCATCCGCGAGGACGAGGTCCCGTACGTGGACGCCGATCTGGCGCAGCGCTGGGGCGAGGGCCCGCTCACCGCCTGCGGGGTGCTGGCGACGTTCCAGCTGGTGCGTGCCACCGATGTGGTGCTCGACCCGGACGAACTGGAGCCCCGGGAAGGGGACTTCGCCGAGCCCGACGACGCGGGGCTGCTCGACGCGGTGGACGTGTGGTGCGAGGACCTGCTGGACCAGCTGCCGGACACCCCGGTCCCGCCGGTGGCCACCGAGCTGGTCGCCGTACGGGACCTCGACCTGGTCGACGACGACTGCTGGCCGCAGGCCCTGGCGATGCTCGCGCAGCCGCCGCTGCGCGACGCGCTGACCCAGCCCGTACGGGTGCTGCTGCCGGACGGCACCACCCAGTCGGTGCGCCCGTACACCGCGTGGTGGCTGCGCGACCACCCGGTGCTCGACGGCCGCCGCCCGGCGGGCCTGCGCGCGGCGGGCGGCGACCCGCTGCTGGCGGGCCTCTACACCCCGGCGGACGCCACGGGCTTCGAGGACGAGCAGGTCCTGCGGGCGCTGGGCGTACGGACCACCGTGCCGGCCCTGCTGGACGAGCCCGGCGGCGCGGCCGAGCTGCTGGCCCGGCTGGCCGACCCGGAGCGGGAGGTGACGGGCCGGCAGCTGCACGGCCTGTACGGAGCGCTGGCCGATCTGGACCCCGAGCAGGTCACCCTGCCGGACGAGCTGCGCGCGGTGGTGGACGGCGAGGTCCGTGTGGTGGACGCGGCCGACGCCGTGATCGCGGACGCCCCGGACCTGCTGCCGCTGACGGAGGGGCTCCCGCTGCTGCCGGTGCCGCCGTCCCGCGCGGCGGACCTCGCGGAGCTGCTCCAGGTGCGCCGCCTGTCGGAGACGGTCCCGGCGGAGGTGACGACGCCGGGCGAGGAGCACGAGGTCCCGGAGTCGGTGCACGTGCTGCTGGGACCGGCCACCCCGGCGACGTACGTCGAGCACGAGGAACTGGTCGCGGGCGGCACGGAACTCGACTGGCGCCGCACTCCCGACGGCACCCTCCACGCGTCCACGCTGGAGGGTGTGGCGGCCGGTCTCGCCTGGTCGGCGGGCCAGTGGCCGCGCCGCTTCGAGGTGGCGGCGCTGCTGGAGGACCCGTCGCGGACGGCGGAACTGGCACGGGACCGCTGGTTCGACTAG
- a CDS encoding SGNH/GDSL hydrolase family protein — protein MPNGEYLRYVALGDSQTEGLGDGNDTVGLRGFADRLAGHLAAVNPGLQYANLAVRGRLAGQVRAEQLGPALALRPDLATVVAGVNDMLRPRFDAAEVAGQLEEMFAALTAAGTHVATVTFPDLGRIVPLARPVSSRITDLNDRIRAAAARHGVTVAETARPAIVTDPRLWTDDRLHASSLGHERIAAALAQALRLPGSDDGWTLPLPPRPNPAGRSAAAAAAAELRWAAAFLGPWLGRRLRGRSSGDGRTAKRPTLLPLSDSPA, from the coding sequence GTGCCGAACGGTGAATACCTGCGCTACGTCGCCCTGGGCGACAGCCAGACCGAAGGCCTCGGCGACGGGAACGACACGGTGGGCCTGCGCGGCTTCGCCGACCGGCTGGCCGGGCACCTCGCGGCCGTCAACCCCGGCCTCCAGTACGCCAATCTGGCCGTACGCGGACGCCTCGCCGGCCAGGTCCGCGCCGAACAGCTCGGCCCCGCCCTGGCCCTGCGCCCCGACCTGGCCACCGTCGTCGCCGGGGTCAACGACATGCTCCGGCCCCGGTTCGACGCCGCGGAGGTCGCCGGGCAGCTGGAGGAGATGTTCGCCGCGCTCACGGCCGCAGGGACCCACGTGGCGACCGTGACCTTCCCCGACCTGGGCAGGATCGTGCCCCTGGCCCGGCCCGTCTCGTCGCGCATCACCGACCTCAACGACCGCATCCGCGCCGCGGCCGCCCGCCACGGGGTCACCGTCGCCGAGACCGCCCGGCCCGCCATCGTCACCGACCCGCGGCTGTGGACCGACGACCGGCTCCACGCCAGCTCCCTCGGCCACGAACGCATCGCCGCGGCCCTCGCCCAGGCCCTCCGCCTGCCCGGCAGCGACGACGGCTGGACCCTGCCGCTGCCGCCGCGGCCGAACCCCGCCGGCCGGTCGGCCGCGGCGGCCGCCGCGGCCGAACTGCGCTGGGCCGCCGCGTTCCTCGGCCCCTGGCTGGGCCGTCGGCTGCGCGGCCGCTCCTCCGGCGACGGCCGCACCGCGAAGCGCCCCACCCTGCTGCCGCTGAGCGATTCGCCGGCCTAG
- a CDS encoding PadR family transcriptional regulator codes for MALRHAVLAALLDGEFSGYELAKSFDIGVANFWHASPQQLYAELAKLEKDGLVEGRQVVQETRPNKRLFQVTDVGRAELEAFAAAASKPLVIRDDLLVKVQNADRIGIAAVIEQLEERASAAEAKIELLGRVLRKMRGDMDEEEYLLRGERIGGYLTGLRGIAFEQGHRDWCRRSAAILRERQKTRAER; via the coding sequence ATGGCTCTGCGACACGCCGTACTGGCGGCGCTGCTGGACGGCGAGTTCAGCGGGTACGAACTGGCGAAGTCGTTCGACATCGGCGTCGCGAACTTCTGGCACGCCTCCCCCCAGCAGCTGTACGCCGAGCTGGCCAAGCTGGAGAAGGACGGGCTGGTCGAGGGCCGTCAGGTGGTCCAGGAGACCCGGCCCAACAAGCGCCTGTTCCAGGTCACCGACGTCGGCCGCGCCGAGCTGGAGGCCTTCGCGGCGGCCGCGTCGAAGCCGCTGGTCATCCGCGATGACCTCCTCGTCAAGGTCCAGAACGCCGACCGGATCGGCATCGCGGCGGTGATCGAACAGCTGGAGGAGCGGGCCTCCGCGGCCGAGGCCAAGATCGAGCTCCTCGGCCGGGTGCTGCGCAAGATGCGCGGCGACATGGACGAGGAGGAGTACCTGCTCCGGGGCGAGCGGATCGGCGGGTACCTGACCGGCCTGCGCGGCATCGCCTTCGAGCAGGGCCACCGCGACTGGTGCCGCCGCAGCGCGGCCATCCTCAGGGAAAGGCAGAAGACTCGTGCCGAACGGTGA